A genome region from Psychrobacter jeotgali includes the following:
- a CDS encoding OmpA family protein, translating into MSYNPLKDPSIYDDAYAKKSASSYQDTETEDPKKNKKWPMKTPGLPQYVYVTYHTAKTLGYDQLFPNPKTGLVLQHKREFTQTNFINFYVSTKDGFKANLTESDYEHFVTKTGREKILDQNLKLFYQKGLDKATKIGKFNHLDTNEQIIVPKLIYKPNLQVGGQDLRLSTRQKTRIEVTSNRDSFISRGKVVAISWRNPAIDFERKGSMNNHQDRKFYEAIGGNDKNILSPSYPALMELVFRQLQTKDVMEATLPDDPKDVGKSDLAIAANYLLNLNEEIEVYSELKRANTNRQTSYRRTDFIKSDKDYVDKSVVNGHRSYPPVFVQSNKGQWSFIYKRDLIGHSRVPKSSEAYTTIVDELNELVTPQINLTYITDGSNFPNELGKKVDKNKAIQDLIKIAKTVNAALFFEPTIGVAIIGHTDCEASFKYNLKLSKDRATSIQDYLCTLSKDELGGIENLLKDEGRTKTLGAGMLDCRECWDDETLRKKTDMNLWNNSDCRRISFEFYLIN; encoded by the coding sequence ATGAGTTATAACCCTCTAAAAGACCCGTCAATATATGATGACGCCTATGCAAAAAAATCTGCGTCATCATATCAGGATACTGAAACAGAAGATCCGAAAAAGAACAAAAAATGGCCTATGAAAACACCTGGGTTACCCCAGTATGTCTATGTTACTTATCATACTGCCAAAACACTTGGGTATGATCAGCTGTTTCCAAATCCTAAAACCGGATTGGTGTTGCAACACAAAAGAGAATTTACACAAACTAATTTTATAAATTTTTATGTGTCTACAAAAGATGGGTTCAAAGCTAATTTGACCGAATCTGACTACGAGCATTTTGTTACAAAAACTGGTCGTGAAAAAATCCTTGACCAAAATTTGAAACTTTTTTATCAAAAAGGACTAGATAAAGCAACGAAAATAGGTAAATTTAATCACTTAGACACAAATGAGCAAATAATCGTACCTAAACTTATATATAAGCCTAATCTACAAGTAGGTGGTCAAGATTTACGACTTTCGACTCGTCAAAAAACCAGAATAGAGGTAACAAGCAATCGTGATAGCTTTATTTCTCGAGGAAAAGTTGTCGCCATTAGTTGGCGCAACCCTGCGATCGACTTTGAGAGAAAAGGTTCTATGAACAATCATCAAGATAGGAAATTTTATGAAGCTATCGGAGGTAATGATAAAAATATTCTCTCCCCTTCATATCCTGCGTTGATGGAGCTTGTTTTTAGACAGTTACAAACAAAAGATGTAATGGAAGCCACACTTCCAGATGACCCTAAAGATGTTGGTAAAAGTGATTTGGCAATCGCTGCGAATTATTTGTTAAATCTGAATGAAGAAATTGAGGTATACAGTGAATTGAAGCGGGCTAATACAAATAGACAAACATCATACCGACGTACAGATTTCATTAAGTCTGATAAAGATTATGTTGATAAAAGCGTAGTAAATGGACATCGGTCATACCCACCAGTATTTGTTCAATCGAACAAAGGCCAATGGAGTTTTATATACAAAAGGGACTTGATTGGCCATAGTAGAGTGCCTAAATCATCAGAAGCGTACACTACTATTGTAGATGAACTCAATGAACTAGTGACTCCCCAAATTAACTTAACATACATAACAGATGGGTCGAACTTTCCCAATGAGCTTGGTAAAAAGGTAGATAAGAATAAAGCAATACAAGATTTAATTAAAATAGCCAAAACTGTTAATGCAGCGCTTTTTTTTGAACCAACCATCGGTGTTGCAATCATCGGTCATACAGATTGCGAAGCAAGTTTTAAATATAACCTTAAGCTATCAAAAGATCGTGCCACATCGATCCAAGATTATTTGTGCACGTTATCAAAAGATGAATTAGGCGGGATTGAAAACCTGCTTAAAGATGAAGGTCGAACTAAAACTTTGGGAGCTGGAATGTTAGATTGTCGGGAATGTTGGGATGATGAAACGCTTAGAAAAAAAACAGATATGAATCTTTGGAACAACAGTGATTGTCGTAGAATTTCATTTGAATTTTATCTTATAAATTAG
- a CDS encoding pirin family protein, with protein sequence MNNATAHSVKDQVTQSRQVQELYAGVDTQDGAGVKLTRVLTQQLQRRLDPYLMLDNFKSDNPDDYIAGFPNHPHRGFETITYMITGRMRHRDSAGNEGLLQNGGVQWMTAASGVIHSELPEQEDGAMEGFQLWLNLPAKDKMNDPWYKDFQNDDLPKYTTEDGVDVTVIAGTSHGVEGAVTREVTEPTYLDIHLPAGTSFSQAIPADHNAFAFVYRGKVDIEGREVPTKTMAILENNDDTDGVTITADSSEDTKVILITGRPLREPIVQYGPFVMNSQEEIMQAVTDFQSGKFGEGA encoded by the coding sequence ATGAATAACGCAACAGCGCATAGCGTAAAAGACCAAGTAACCCAATCACGCCAAGTTCAAGAGCTTTATGCTGGGGTAGATACTCAGGACGGCGCTGGTGTGAAGCTGACTCGTGTACTTACACAGCAGCTACAAAGACGCCTCGACCCTTATTTGATGCTGGATAACTTTAAGAGCGATAATCCAGATGATTATATCGCTGGTTTCCCCAATCACCCACATCGCGGCTTTGAAACCATTACCTATATGATTACTGGCCGTATGCGCCACCGTGACAGCGCGGGTAATGAAGGGTTATTACAAAACGGCGGCGTGCAGTGGATGACTGCGGCTAGTGGTGTGATTCATTCGGAGCTGCCTGAACAAGAAGATGGTGCGATGGAAGGCTTCCAGCTGTGGCTTAATTTGCCTGCTAAAGATAAAATGAATGACCCTTGGTATAAAGACTTCCAAAATGACGATTTGCCTAAATATACGACCGAGGACGGTGTAGATGTTACGGTAATTGCAGGTACATCGCACGGGGTAGAAGGTGCAGTCACGCGCGAAGTTACTGAGCCGACTTACTTGGATATCCACCTACCGGCAGGCACTAGCTTTAGCCAAGCCATTCCAGCCGATCATAATGCGTTTGCCTTTGTGTATCGCGGTAAAGTCGATATCGAAGGTCGAGAAGTACCGACTAAGACCATGGCTATTCTCGAAAACAATGACGATACTGATGGCGTCACCATTACCGCCGATAGTAGTGAGGATACCAAAGTGATTTTAATCACTGGTCGTCCACTACGCGAACCGATTGTGCAATACGGTCCCTTTGTGATGAACAGTCAGGAAGAAATTATGCAAGCCGTCACTGACTTCCAAAGTGGTAAATTTGGTGAAGGTGCTTAA